In a genomic window of Alcanivorax sp.:
- the glnL gene encoding nitrogen regulation protein NR(II), protein MGQQLMGGVTLHKRLLDHLRTAVVMLDHNLQVRYLNPAAEMLLATSVSRAMGQPLPDYFFDDEEARDALRQCIQDEHPFTRREARLAVAPGYEITVDYSVSPINEPGQTLSLLMEMQPLDRLLRITREEALIHAHQATRALVRGVAHEIKNPLGGIRGAAQLLERALPDPDLTEYTKVIIDEADRLRTVADRMLGPRKPPEFKAVNVHECLEHVRQLLLAEHPQGVAIWRDYDISLPDVIADRDQMIQVLLNIIRNATQALLESHTEDARIIMRTRVLRQFTIGSQRHRLVLRVDIIDNGPGIAADVQETLFYPMVSGRASGTGLGLSIAQSIISQHQGLIECESTPGKTVFSILLPMEQPEVTESEQP, encoded by the coding sequence ATGGGCCAACAGTTGATGGGTGGTGTCACCTTGCACAAACGTTTACTCGATCACCTGCGCACTGCAGTGGTCATGCTTGATCACAATCTGCAGGTCCGCTATCTGAATCCAGCGGCAGAGATGCTGCTGGCGACCAGTGTCAGCCGTGCAATGGGGCAGCCGCTTCCCGACTATTTTTTTGATGACGAGGAAGCCCGTGATGCCCTGCGCCAGTGCATCCAGGATGAGCACCCGTTTACACGTCGGGAGGCCCGTCTGGCGGTAGCCCCGGGTTATGAAATAACCGTGGATTATTCGGTCAGCCCGATCAACGAACCCGGCCAGACGCTGAGTCTTTTGATGGAAATGCAGCCGCTGGATCGACTGTTACGTATCACCCGGGAAGAGGCGCTGATCCATGCCCATCAGGCAACCCGGGCGCTGGTGCGCGGGGTGGCACACGAGATCAAGAACCCGCTGGGGGGTATCCGGGGGGCGGCACAGTTGCTTGAACGAGCGTTGCCAGATCCGGATCTGACCGAATACACCAAGGTCATTATTGATGAGGCGGACCGGCTTCGCACAGTGGCGGATCGCATGTTGGGTCCGCGAAAACCGCCGGAATTCAAGGCGGTAAATGTCCACGAGTGCCTGGAGCATGTTCGTCAATTGCTGCTGGCGGAACATCCTCAGGGGGTGGCGATCTGGCGGGATTACGATATTAGTCTGCCGGATGTGATCGCCGACCGGGATCAGATGATACAGGTGTTGCTCAATATTATTCGCAACGCTACCCAGGCCTTGCTGGAGTCACATACCGAGGATGCCCGCATCATCATGCGCACCCGGGTATTGCGCCAGTTCACCATTGGCTCCCAGCGTCACCGTCTGGTGCTGAGGGTGGATATTATCGACAACGGCCCGGGCATTGCAGCGGATGTGCAGGAGACCCTGTTCTATCCCATGGTCAGTGGCCGGGCCAGTGGTACCGGGCTGGGATTGTCCATTGCCCAGTCCATTATCAGTCAGCATCAGGGGTTGATCGAGTGCGAGAGCACACCGGGCAAGACCGTTTTCAGTATTTTGCTGCCAATGGAGCAGCCGGAAGTAACGGAGAGTGAACAGCCATGA
- the pip gene encoding prolyl aminopeptidase: MALFPLPDSYRQSLVSVGQGHQLYVEESGNPEGVPVVVLHGGPGGGCSPFMRRFFDPRRFRIILFDQRGSGQSRPFASIQDNTTAHLVADLECLREAMGIEQWRVFGGSWGVTLALAYLATYPQRVGGMVLRGIFLCRQQDRDWLYTPGGAARLFPEQWAAFQEQAPPGEGDLLQRYHRGLQGEHARYHARNWCNWESVLALTSVLPPGEASDDELCMAMQETHYFLHDGFLSMSLLEACAGMTLPVEIVHGTRDFVCPADQALALHQVLPGSRLHWVEGGSHSSSDPLIARALVDAVKRLEKRIDD, encoded by the coding sequence ATGGCATTATTTCCCTTGCCGGACAGTTATCGGCAGTCTCTGGTGTCGGTAGGTCAGGGGCACCAGCTTTACGTGGAAGAAAGCGGCAACCCGGAGGGTGTGCCTGTGGTCGTGCTGCACGGCGGGCCCGGTGGAGGTTGTTCGCCGTTCATGCGCCGTTTTTTCGATCCCCGGCGGTTCCGCATTATTCTCTTCGATCAGCGAGGTAGCGGTCAAAGCCGTCCCTTCGCGTCCATTCAGGACAATACCACCGCGCATCTGGTTGCCGACCTTGAGTGCCTGCGAGAGGCCATGGGGATAGAGCAGTGGCGGGTGTTTGGTGGCTCCTGGGGTGTCACCCTGGCCCTGGCCTATCTGGCGACGTACCCGCAGCGAGTCGGCGGCATGGTGTTGCGGGGCATCTTCCTTTGTCGACAGCAGGACCGGGACTGGCTCTATACCCCTGGTGGGGCTGCTCGGTTATTCCCTGAACAGTGGGCGGCATTTCAGGAACAGGCGCCGCCCGGTGAAGGTGATTTGCTGCAGCGATACCATCGCGGCCTGCAGGGAGAGCATGCTCGCTACCATGCCCGTAACTGGTGTAACTGGGAGTCAGTGCTGGCATTAACGTCAGTATTGCCGCCCGGCGAAGCCAGTGATGACGAGTTATGCATGGCCATGCAGGAAACCCATTATTTTCTTCATGACGGCTTCCTGTCCATGTCGTTACTGGAGGCCTGTGCCGGCATGACTCTGCCGGTGGAAATTGTTCACGGCACCCGGGATTTTGTCTGCCCGGCAGATCAGGCCCTTGCCCTGCACCAGGTACTGCCCGGCAGCCGGCTGCACTGGGTAGAGGGGGGCAGTCATTCATCCTCCGACCCGCTGATTGCCAGGGCGCTGGTGGATGCGGTGAAGAGACTGGAAAAGAGGATTGACGATTGA
- a CDS encoding nuclear transport factor 2 family protein, with the protein MRAALVCRKTSAYLLVFALQLLIAGCTRTPPEQAILEALESLETAIEAGDTGTLMDILTEQADIQRGNHSLQRDEVRRLLMGTFLRYPKRQLAITQVNIELDPVNQRHARVTFTAFAWGGQDIMPDNADSYRVVSDWREDGEWKIEGLTANGLRD; encoded by the coding sequence ATGAGAGCTGCACTTGTCTGCAGAAAGACTTCAGCATACCTGCTGGTATTTGCCCTGCAACTGTTGATCGCAGGATGCACCAGAACACCACCGGAGCAGGCCATTCTGGAGGCCCTGGAAAGTCTTGAGACTGCCATCGAGGCTGGCGATACCGGCACGCTGATGGATATTCTCACCGAACAGGCGGATATTCAGCGCGGCAATCATTCCCTGCAGCGGGACGAGGTACGCCGCCTGCTGATGGGAACCTTCCTGCGTTACCCGAAACGCCAGTTGGCAATCACCCAGGTCAACATCGAGCTGGACCCGGTTAACCAGCGCCATGCCCGCGTCACCTTCACCGCCTTCGCCTGGGGCGGCCAAGACATCATGCCAGACAACGCCGACAGCTACAGGGTGGTGAGCGACTGGCGCGAAGACGGCGAGTGGAAGATTGAAGGGCTGACAGCGAACGGACTTAGGGACTGA
- the glnA gene encoding glutamate--ammonia ligase, whose product MSEKTLKLIKENDVKWVDLRFTDSRGKEQHVTLPVGEIDEDFFQDGKMFDGSSIAGWKGINESDMVMMPDDASAVLDPFTDVATVNLRCDILEPSTMQGYERDPRSVARRAEEYLKSTGIADTALFGPEPEFFVFDSVQWKSDMQGSMYNIHSEEAAWVSHEDFEGGNIGHRPGVKGGYFPVPPVDSLHDLRGAMCSAMEQMGLNIEVHHHEVGTAGQCEIGVGANTLTAKADEVQILKYCVHNVAHAYGKTATFMPKPLIGDNGSGMHVHVSLGKDGKNLFAGDGYAGLSDEALYFIGGIIKHARALNAFTNGSTNSYKRLVPGFEAPVMLAYSARNRSASIRIPFVSSAKARRIEARFPDPSANPYLCFAALLMAGLDGIKNKLHPGDAMDKDLYDLPAEEAKDIPTVAHTLTMALDCLEEDMDFLTEGDVFSKDMLQGYIDLKRGEIERLNMTPHPVEFDMYYSC is encoded by the coding sequence ATGTCTGAAAAGACCCTCAAGCTGATTAAAGAAAATGATGTGAAATGGGTGGACCTGCGCTTCACCGATAGCCGTGGTAAGGAGCAGCATGTAACCCTCCCCGTGGGCGAAATCGACGAAGATTTCTTCCAGGACGGCAAAATGTTCGACGGTTCTTCCATCGCCGGCTGGAAAGGCATCAACGAGTCCGACATGGTGATGATGCCTGACGACGCGTCTGCCGTGCTGGACCCGTTCACTGATGTGGCTACCGTTAACCTGCGTTGCGATATCCTCGAGCCGTCCACCATGCAGGGTTACGAGCGTGATCCGCGCTCCGTGGCTCGTCGCGCCGAGGAATATCTGAAGTCCACCGGTATCGCCGACACCGCGCTGTTTGGTCCCGAGCCGGAATTCTTCGTATTTGATTCCGTGCAGTGGAAATCCGACATGCAGGGTTCCATGTACAACATTCACTCCGAAGAAGCGGCGTGGGTGTCCCACGAAGACTTCGAAGGTGGCAACATCGGTCACCGTCCGGGCGTGAAAGGTGGCTACTTCCCGGTTCCGCCGGTAGACAGCCTGCACGACCTGCGTGGTGCCATGTGTTCCGCCATGGAGCAAATGGGCCTGAACATCGAAGTGCATCACCATGAAGTGGGTACTGCTGGCCAGTGTGAAATCGGCGTTGGCGCCAACACCCTGACCGCCAAGGCTGACGAAGTACAGATCCTCAAGTACTGCGTGCACAACGTGGCTCACGCCTACGGCAAAACCGCCACCTTCATGCCCAAGCCGCTGATCGGTGATAACGGTTCCGGCATGCACGTTCACGTGTCCCTGGGTAAAGATGGCAAGAACCTGTTCGCTGGCGACGGCTATGCGGGTCTGTCCGACGAAGCCCTGTACTTCATCGGCGGTATCATCAAGCACGCCCGTGCCCTGAACGCCTTCACCAACGGTTCCACCAACTCTTACAAGCGTCTGGTGCCCGGTTTCGAAGCTCCGGTAATGCTGGCTTACTCTGCCCGTAACCGCTCTGCTTCCATCCGTATTCCGTTCGTGAGCAGCGCCAAAGCTCGTCGTATCGAAGCACGCTTCCCTGATCCGTCTGCCAACCCCTACCTGTGCTTCGCGGCACTGCTGATGGCTGGCCTGGACGGCATCAAGAACAAGCTGCACCCTGGTGATGCCATGGACAAGGATCTCTACGATCTGCCGGCAGAAGAAGCCAAGGATATCCCGACTGTGGCGCATACCCTGACCATGGCGCTGGATTGCCTGGAAGAAGACATGGACTTCCTGACCGAAGGCGATGTGTTCTCCAAGGATATGCTGCAGGGCTACATCGATCTGAAGCGTGGTGAGATCGAGCGTCTCAACATGACTCCGCATCCGGTCGAGTTCGATATGTACTACTCCTGCTAA
- a CDS encoding sulfurtransferase TusA family protein gives MTEALHELDVRRMLCPMPVIKTQNKVRTLSAGDCLRVVCTDPGALNDIPAWCRINGHEVLETGEAGNEVFVVLRVGEDNGALF, from the coding sequence ATGACCGAAGCTCTTCACGAACTGGATGTACGCCGGATGCTGTGTCCCATGCCGGTGATCAAGACCCAGAACAAGGTGCGCACCCTTTCCGCCGGCGATTGCCTGCGGGTGGTATGCACCGATCCCGGCGCGCTGAATGATATCCCTGCCTGGTGCCGGATCAACGGTCACGAGGTGCTGGAAACCGGTGAGGCGGGCAACGAGGTGTTTGTGGTCCTGCGGGTGGGTGAAGATAATGGCGCACTCTTTTAG
- a CDS encoding DUF4124 domain-containing protein, giving the protein MTKTGMLLASLLVCSGGLHAETGVDAEEEKANGSAKIYRSVDKNGNVIFSDQPPGDGGASEEVHLRTPNAVPMEQVKLPRVDPQPAEKEQFQGYVSLVITSPEPESTIRNPQEPVPVVADLKPSLQDGDRLVLFDNGEAQAGMELNTVIRGTHSLVVKVVGPDDEVLISSEPVQVYVHRSTVQNFQNRPGNGNGGNRAPNTIGDPARRGNSAGTGETASSGKPAGAGDQAGRGKPARPAQQRPVLTPR; this is encoded by the coding sequence ATGACGAAAACAGGAATGCTGCTGGCCAGTTTGCTTGTCTGTTCTGGCGGACTTCACGCAGAGACAGGCGTCGATGCTGAAGAGGAGAAGGCAAACGGCTCCGCGAAAATATATCGATCTGTCGATAAGAATGGCAACGTGATTTTCAGTGATCAGCCCCCGGGGGATGGTGGTGCCTCTGAAGAGGTGCACCTGCGTACCCCCAATGCTGTGCCTATGGAGCAGGTCAAATTGCCGCGGGTTGACCCGCAGCCCGCGGAAAAAGAACAGTTTCAGGGGTATGTTTCTCTGGTGATCACCAGCCCTGAGCCGGAAAGTACCATTCGTAATCCGCAGGAGCCGGTGCCGGTGGTCGCGGATCTGAAGCCATCCCTTCAGGATGGGGATCGTCTGGTTCTGTTCGATAACGGGGAGGCGCAGGCTGGTATGGAGCTGAATACCGTGATTCGGGGCACTCACTCCCTGGTGGTGAAGGTGGTGGGCCCGGATGATGAGGTATTGATCAGCTCGGAGCCGGTGCAGGTCTATGTGCATCGCAGCACGGTGCAGAATTTCCAGAACCGTCCGGGTAATGGTAATGGGGGTAACAGGGCCCCGAATACCATCGGTGATCCTGCGAGACGTGGTAACTCCGCCGGGACGGGGGAAACGGCGTCATCGGGCAAGCCCGCGGGTGCGGGCGACCAGGCGGGCCGGGGGAAGCCGGCTCGCCCCGCCCAGCAGCGCCCTGTTCTGACTCCTCGATAA
- the glnG gene encoding nitrogen regulation protein NR(I) yields MSVTVWVVDDDRSIRWVLEKALGQEGYAVTCFEDGDEALNTLEEGGQEPEVLISDVRMPGTDGLRMLKILQRKNPDLPVIIMTAHSDLDSAVASYQGGAFEYLPKPFDVDEAVALVRRAIKHREESRGEQPEAVEEETTEIIGEAPAMQEVFRAIGRLSHSNVTVLINGQSGTGKELVARALHSHSMRREKNFVALNMAAIPKDLIESELFGHEKGAFTGANNQRVGRFEQANGGTLFLDEIGDMPLEAQTRLLRVLQESEFYRVGGTTPIHVDVRIIAATHQDLERLVKDGDFREDLFHRLNVIRIHIPRLAERREDIPRLANYFLQRAGNELGVEPKVLHKDTEKYLAAQGWPGNVRQLENTCRWLTVMASGREVLVDDLPPELKEAGAAKGADVTGDWLKSLRNWADRALSQGERSILEQAVPGFERTMIEVALQHTGGRKRDAAALLGWGRNTLTRKIKELDMEGQLSGGDED; encoded by the coding sequence ATGAGCGTAACTGTATGGGTAGTCGACGATGACCGTTCCATTCGCTGGGTGCTGGAGAAGGCATTGGGCCAGGAAGGCTATGCGGTGACCTGTTTCGAGGATGGCGATGAGGCCCTCAATACCCTGGAAGAGGGGGGGCAGGAGCCTGAAGTGCTGATCAGTGATGTGCGTATGCCGGGCACCGATGGGCTGCGCATGCTGAAGATTCTGCAGCGCAAGAACCCGGACTTGCCAGTGATCATCATGACGGCTCACTCGGACCTGGATTCGGCGGTGGCATCCTATCAGGGCGGGGCTTTTGAATATTTGCCCAAGCCGTTTGATGTGGATGAGGCGGTGGCACTGGTGCGCCGTGCCATCAAGCATCGGGAAGAATCCCGTGGTGAGCAACCTGAGGCGGTGGAGGAAGAAACGACCGAAATTATCGGTGAGGCGCCGGCCATGCAAGAGGTGTTTCGTGCTATCGGGCGGCTCAGTCATTCCAACGTCACGGTATTGATTAATGGCCAGTCCGGCACCGGTAAGGAACTGGTGGCGCGGGCTCTGCATAGTCATTCCATGCGCCGGGAAAAGAATTTTGTGGCGCTGAACATGGCGGCCATCCCCAAGGACCTGATCGAGTCCGAACTGTTTGGCCATGAAAAGGGTGCCTTTACCGGTGCCAACAACCAGCGCGTCGGCCGTTTCGAGCAGGCCAATGGCGGCACCCTGTTTCTCGACGAAATCGGTGACATGCCACTGGAGGCTCAGACCCGACTGCTGCGGGTGTTGCAGGAAAGTGAGTTCTATCGCGTTGGTGGAACCACGCCGATCCATGTGGATGTGCGGATTATTGCAGCTACCCACCAGGATCTGGAGCGGCTGGTAAAGGATGGTGACTTTCGTGAGGATCTGTTTCACCGTCTTAACGTTATTCGTATTCATATTCCCCGTCTGGCCGAGCGCCGTGAAGATATTCCCCGGCTGGCCAACTACTTCCTTCAGCGGGCGGGCAATGAGCTGGGTGTGGAGCCCAAGGTGCTGCACAAGGACACGGAAAAATACCTGGCCGCCCAGGGCTGGCCGGGTAACGTACGGCAGCTGGAAAACACCTGTCGCTGGCTGACGGTAATGGCCTCCGGTCGCGAAGTGCTGGTGGATGATCTGCCCCCGGAACTGAAAGAGGCCGGTGCCGCCAAGGGCGCTGATGTGACCGGCGATTGGCTCAAGTCCCTGCGCAACTGGGCCGACCGGGCCCTGTCACAGGGTGAGCGCAGCATCCTCGAGCAGGCAGTCCCCGGTTTTGAGCGCACCATGATCGAAGTGGCCCTGCAGCACACCGGTGGCCGCAAACGCGACGCAGCTGCTCTGCTGGGCTGGGGACGCAATACCCTCACCCGCAAGATCAAGGAACTGGATATGGAAGGGCAGTTGAGTGGTGGCGATGAGGATTGA